In Leptospira harrisiae, one genomic interval encodes:
- a CDS encoding DUF4256 domain-containing protein has protein sequence MSTKRSLSQQQIKDILSVLKNRFGKNMNRHLNLEWKKLQKKLETNIEKLWSLHEMERTGGEPDVIRYDQKTKEYIFYDCSPESPKERRSLCYDQKALESRKENKPKNGALEMANAMGINLLSEEQYRELQSFGNFDTKTSSWILTPTKIRELGGALFADFRYDEVFIYHNGAESYYAVRGFRGSLRV, from the coding sequence ATGAGTACCAAACGAAGTTTATCTCAACAACAAATAAAAGACATACTCTCAGTTCTAAAAAACAGGTTTGGAAAAAACATGAATCGTCACCTCAACTTGGAATGGAAGAAATTACAAAAAAAATTGGAAACTAACATCGAAAAACTTTGGTCACTTCATGAAATGGAAAGAACAGGTGGTGAACCCGATGTAATCAGATATGATCAAAAAACAAAAGAATACATATTCTATGACTGTTCCCCTGAATCACCGAAAGAAAGAAGAAGTCTTTGTTATGACCAAAAGGCATTGGAATCAAGAAAAGAGAACAAACCCAAAAATGGTGCTCTTGAAATGGCAAATGCAATGGGCATCAATTTACTTTCGGAAGAGCAATATAGAGAATTACAATCTTTTGGAAACTTTGACACAAAAACATCAAGCTGGATCTTAACTCCAACTAAAATTAGAGAATTAGGTGGAGCACTATTTGCAGATTTCCGTTATGATGAGGTATTCATTTATCACAATGGAGCTGAATCATACTACGCGGTAAGAGGATTTCGCGGATCTCTTCGGGTATGA
- a CDS encoding glutathione S-transferase family protein yields the protein MIELFEFTMSGNSYKIRLLLSFLNLQYESRSLNPADKIHKSENFLELNPFGQVPVLKDNNIILRDSQAILVYLARAYGEEHWFPNDPAKSAEIVAWLSTAANEVSRGPGALRVHYLLGRTINLEETKQVTENLLSLLDKKLTSRLWIATDSLSIADIAMYPYIALSHQGKVDLTEYKNIKKWLHRIESLPGYIPMPGIELDVL from the coding sequence ATGATTGAATTATTCGAATTTACAATGTCCGGAAATAGCTACAAAATTAGGTTACTGTTATCATTTTTGAATCTTCAGTATGAAAGCAGAAGCTTAAATCCTGCGGATAAAATACATAAGTCTGAAAACTTCCTAGAATTAAATCCTTTTGGCCAAGTTCCCGTTCTTAAAGATAATAATATAATTCTAAGAGATAGCCAGGCAATTTTAGTTTATTTAGCTCGTGCATACGGAGAGGAACATTGGTTTCCTAATGACCCCGCAAAGTCAGCTGAGATCGTTGCTTGGCTCTCAACTGCTGCAAATGAAGTTTCTCGTGGACCTGGGGCATTAAGGGTGCACTATTTATTGGGACGTACCATCAATTTAGAAGAAACAAAACAAGTTACTGAAAATCTTCTTTCTCTATTAGATAAAAAGTTAACTTCGAGACTTTGGATAGCAACGGACTCTTTAAGTATTGCTGATATAGCAATGTATCCTTATATAGCATTGAGTCACCAAGGCAAAGTTGATCTAACAGAATATAAAAATATAAAAAAATGGTTACATCGTATAGAAAGTTTACCAGGTTATATACCTATGCCAGGTATTGAACTAGATGTTTTATGA
- a CDS encoding MarR family winged helix-turn-helix transcriptional regulator, with the protein MFLLDDQIGFNLNRVALLFRRELIRCLRDFKLSPEQWQVLAMLWQKGKLSQKQIIELTLQDAPSASKMISRMEGAGLIQVEISKLDKRSTLISLTVKGKSLEKILPKRILSHFDLILSAMSVKNRKTFLILLKEFRIIFGDEVKK; encoded by the coding sequence ATGTTTTTATTAGATGACCAAATTGGGTTTAATTTGAATCGGGTTGCCCTTCTTTTTCGAAGAGAACTGATCCGTTGTCTCAGAGATTTTAAATTGTCACCTGAACAGTGGCAGGTATTGGCGATGCTTTGGCAAAAAGGTAAATTGAGTCAAAAACAAATCATTGAATTAACACTACAAGATGCACCATCCGCATCGAAAATGATTAGCCGAATGGAAGGTGCGGGTCTGATTCAAGTGGAAATATCGAAACTTGACAAAAGATCAACTCTGATTAGTCTCACTGTAAAAGGTAAATCATTAGAAAAGATATTACCAAAAAGAATTTTAAGCCATTTTGATCTTATATTGAGCGCAATGTCTGTGAAAAATAGAAAAACATTTTTGATTTTATTGAAAGAATTCAGAATAATATTTGGCGATGAGGTAAAGAAATAA
- a CDS encoding antibiotic biosynthesis monooxygenase gives MNSKVNLSAMNVYGATAIISHRVLKGEENKYEAWLNIISEYCKAAVGHLDWQVIKPIPNLTTTYTFIIRFDSEENLNNWMNSVNRSQLIQEISNSLDNGDQYATKSGLDFLFSFENQSIQPPLRWKQFCVTFSAIFPLVNLVPIIIIPILRNLGLPENRLIDSFFISATIVFLMVFVIMPKYTSLIKTWLYKRD, from the coding sequence ATGAATTCAAAAGTAAACTTATCAGCAATGAATGTTTATGGAGCCACAGCTATAATTTCACATCGTGTTTTGAAGGGTGAGGAAAATAAATATGAAGCTTGGCTAAATATTATATCAGAATATTGCAAAGCTGCAGTTGGCCACTTGGATTGGCAGGTTATCAAACCAATTCCGAATCTTACTACAACTTATACTTTTATAATTAGGTTTGATTCTGAAGAAAATTTAAATAACTGGATGAATTCTGTAAATAGAAGCCAGCTAATTCAGGAAATAAGTAATTCTCTTGATAATGGCGACCAATATGCAACTAAATCTGGCCTTGATTTTTTATTCTCTTTTGAGAATCAGTCCATTCAACCTCCGTTACGCTGGAAACAATTTTGTGTAACTTTTTCTGCAATTTTTCCTTTGGTTAATTTAGTTCCGATTATTATTATTCCGATTCTACGTAATCTTGGTCTCCCCGAAAATAGACTCATTGATTCTTTTTTTATTTCAGCGACCATTGTATTTTTAATGGTTTTTGTGATTATGCCCAAGTATACAAGTTTGATAAAAACTTGGTTATATAAACGAGATTAA
- a CDS encoding SRPBCC family protein, with translation MNGIYHKVGVRASEIEVRQALTTKTGLSKWWTNEVDGNFTSGVSAVGDSIFFGFGHGNPMEMKVREMETKRVLWECVSGPEDWIGSHIDFQLNSGKESEAGSMTIVYFRHQDWKKESEFTAHCSMKWATFLLSLKDSIEKGVGRPAPNDIKIDDIN, from the coding sequence ATGAACGGAATTTATCACAAAGTAGGAGTCAGAGCATCTGAAATAGAAGTAAGGCAAGCTTTGACAACTAAAACAGGTTTATCAAAATGGTGGACAAATGAAGTTGATGGAAATTTTACTTCTGGGGTGTCTGCAGTTGGAGATTCTATTTTTTTTGGATTTGGACATGGAAATCCAATGGAAATGAAAGTTAGAGAAATGGAAACAAAACGTGTGTTATGGGAGTGTGTTTCTGGCCCAGAAGATTGGATTGGTTCACACATTGATTTTCAATTGAATTCGGGTAAAGAGTCAGAGGCAGGAAGTATGACAATTGTCTATTTTAGGCATCAAGATTGGAAAAAAGAGTCAGAATTTACTGCTCATTGCAGTATGAAATGGGCAACTTTTTTATTAAGTTTAAAAGATTCCATAGAAAAAGGAGTTGGTAGACCAGCACCAAATGATATTAAGATAGACGATATCAATTGA
- a CDS encoding SOS response-associated peptidase family protein, whose product MSNLFINRLAPIEDYKRRWENFIPSNLDYEKTFRENSQIGLAIKPNDTLWYIREIENKISLSTGKWGTKQAFANRLITTTQSEHLFSSAFWKKYSANRCLIPVFAYFEWQMQMTGKKHKFKIEFKDKNSFFGGIWGPMQESTTWVTILTQEANEKTAEIHNSGDNKHRQPIVIRNENQNSWLNTKVISESDTKNLITQFQQTEIITEDLDHEQTLFD is encoded by the coding sequence ATGTCAAATTTGTTCATAAATAGGTTGGCCCCAATTGAGGATTATAAGCGGAGATGGGAAAACTTTATACCATCTAACCTAGATTACGAGAAAACGTTTAGAGAAAATAGTCAAATTGGATTGGCGATAAAACCAAATGATACTCTTTGGTATATCAGAGAAATTGAAAATAAGATTTCCCTTTCAACAGGAAAATGGGGAACAAAACAGGCATTTGCCAATCGTTTAATCACAACCACTCAATCGGAACATTTATTCTCTTCAGCCTTTTGGAAAAAATATTCAGCAAATCGATGTTTGATTCCTGTTTTTGCATATTTTGAATGGCAAATGCAAATGACTGGTAAAAAACATAAGTTCAAAATTGAATTTAAGGATAAAAATTCCTTTTTTGGAGGAATATGGGGACCAATGCAGGAGAGCACGACTTGGGTAACGATTCTTACGCAAGAGGCAAATGAGAAAACCGCAGAAATCCATAATTCTGGCGATAATAAGCATAGACAACCAATTGTGATACGGAACGAAAATCAAAACTCGTGGTTAAATACAAAAGTAATTTCTGAGTCAGATACAAAAAATTTGATTACTCAGTTTCAACAAACTGAAATAATTACAGAAGATTTAGACCACGAACAGACTTTATTTGACTAA
- a CDS encoding ArsR/SmtB family transcription factor, with translation MVELKKKEQVLDRVFAALADHSRRQMLTRLRKGPLSISEIAEPFAMSFAGVAKHIEVLTEAQLIRKVRAPEDGRSFRLELQKQTLSEATDWIAYHQEFWTNKLVKLEAFIEEKENESKGIKNRKKN, from the coding sequence ATGGTTGAATTAAAGAAGAAGGAACAGGTTTTAGATCGAGTTTTTGCAGCACTTGCTGACCATTCTAGAAGGCAAATGTTGACTCGGCTTCGGAAAGGTCCACTAAGCATTTCTGAAATTGCAGAGCCCTTTGCTATGTCATTTGCAGGAGTTGCTAAACATATTGAAGTGTTAACGGAAGCACAACTCATTAGGAAAGTAAGAGCACCTGAAGATGGCCGAAGTTTTCGTTTGGAATTACAGAAACAAACTCTTTCGGAAGCAACCGATTGGATTGCATACCATCAAGAGTTTTGGACAAACAAATTAGTCAAGTTAGAAGCATTTATTGAGGAGAAGGAAAATGAATCCAAAGGTATTAAAAATCGAAAAAAAAATTAA
- a CDS encoding SRPBCC family protein translates to MNPKVLKIEKKINADPSKLFRAWLNAEDFANWFLSGDGIGIESVSMDSKPGGKFLINMSLDGKILPHEGEYITIEEPTKLVFTWRSQATENRDTLVTITFIEIKDGSTENTKGSKPKIQTLVTLIQEELITDIQIKMHNHGWTSILEGLEQWLGEKQKD, encoded by the coding sequence ATGAATCCAAAGGTATTAAAAATCGAAAAAAAAATTAATGCAGATCCATCAAAACTTTTTCGAGCATGGCTTAATGCAGAAGATTTTGCAAATTGGTTTTTATCTGGAGATGGAATCGGTATTGAATCAGTTTCGATGGATTCGAAACCTGGCGGAAAGTTTTTAATCAATATGTCACTAGATGGAAAAATTCTGCCACACGAAGGAGAATACATTACCATTGAGGAACCGACAAAACTTGTATTCACCTGGCGTTCACAGGCAACGGAAAATAGAGATACTCTTGTTACGATTACTTTTATCGAAATTAAAGATGGTTCCACGGAAAACACCAAGGGTTCTAAACCAAAAATCCAAACTTTAGTTACTCTCATTCAGGAGGAACTAATCACTGATATTCAAATCAAAATGCATAACCATGGTTGGACCTCTATACTTGAAGGCCTAGAACAGTGGCTGGGAGAAAAACAAAAAGATTAA
- a CDS encoding PhzF family phenazine biosynthesis protein, whose translation MSSVWWVNTFVGQEAGGNPTCVILDDFDEVTRSRASVARALRAPDTAFIKRASAGLTIKFFSPLEGEMSFCGQGFIAADAVLRQATKVAGPIEFLTTDGNVRTFAEPGDGALSWFEILKSQIRIDSGPRHLGHIVDSGRRRAFLQVDSAELENLNLDSSEVIRTCTEYNIKGLCFYAYERRDVLRLRVFTVSLGGREDISTGGAVAGLAPLIPSGKWLVQQGSGHFLNRGELRLNNNIETDSISVGGCVEFVAQGNLL comes from the coding sequence ATGAGTAGCGTTTGGTGGGTGAATACTTTTGTTGGTCAAGAAGCTGGGGGAAATCCAACATGCGTGATACTTGATGATTTTGACGAAGTTACGCGTAGTCGGGCCTCTGTGGCCCGTGCGCTTAGGGCGCCTGATACTGCTTTCATAAAGAGAGCCTCTGCTGGCCTCACGATAAAATTTTTCTCGCCTTTGGAAGGAGAAATGTCTTTTTGCGGTCAAGGTTTCATTGCCGCCGATGCAGTGTTGCGTCAAGCGACAAAGGTTGCTGGGCCAATTGAATTTCTAACGACGGATGGCAATGTCCGGACTTTTGCGGAACCGGGCGATGGCGCACTGTCTTGGTTTGAAATTTTGAAGAGTCAAATTCGAATAGATTCCGGACCACGGCATTTGGGACACATAGTCGATAGCGGTCGCCGCCGCGCTTTTCTCCAAGTAGACAGTGCTGAGCTTGAGAATTTAAACCTCGATTCAAGCGAAGTAATTCGCACCTGTACCGAATATAACATTAAGGGGTTATGTTTTTATGCATATGAGAGGCGTGATGTTCTGCGCCTCCGCGTGTTTACAGTTTCCCTAGGCGGCAGGGAAGATATTTCTACTGGCGGTGCGGTTGCTGGTCTAGCCCCATTGATACCATCCGGAAAATGGCTTGTCCAGCAAGGTTCGGGACATTTTCTTAATCGCGGTGAATTGAGACTCAATAATAATATTGAAACTGATAGTATCTCAGTCGGGGGGTGCGTCGAATTTGTAGCCCAAGGTAATCTCCTCTAA
- a CDS encoding DoxX family membrane protein: MKQIDMVLRVLLGTVFILFGFNKFYVYMPTPPMTPNAANFIAAIISTGYLWELVGVLEISGGILVICRKTTVIGLIILTPIIINIILYLGFLQYSIGPAPFLMIFFLLLSCITLAWKRKAKWEKLFQLR, translated from the coding sequence ATGAAACAAATTGATATGGTTTTAAGAGTGTTACTCGGAACAGTTTTTATCTTATTCGGGTTTAATAAATTCTATGTTTACATGCCCACTCCACCGATGACACCAAATGCTGCAAATTTTATTGCTGCTATCATCAGTACCGGATATTTATGGGAGTTAGTTGGAGTATTGGAAATTTCGGGTGGTATTCTGGTTATCTGTAGAAAAACAACTGTCATTGGATTAATCATTTTAACTCCAATTATCATTAATATTATTTTATATTTAGGATTTTTACAATATAGTATTGGACCTGCCCCATTTCTGATGATTTTCTTTTTGCTATTAAGTTGCATTACCTTAGCATGGAAACGTAAAGCGAAGTGGGAAAAATTATTTCAGCTTAGGTGA